Proteins from a single region of Chlorocebus sabaeus isolate Y175 chromosome 25, mChlSab1.0.hap1, whole genome shotgun sequence:
- the LOC103230559 gene encoding large ribosomal subunit protein eL43-like, whose protein sequence is MVKRTKKVGIIGKYGTSYGASLRKMVKKIEISQHAKYTCSFCGKTKMKRRAVGIWLCGSCMKTVAGGAWTYNTTSAVTVKSPSED, encoded by the coding sequence ATGGTCAAACGTACCAAGAAAGTCGGGATCATAGGTAAATACGGGACCAGCTATGGGGCCTCCCTCCGAAAAATGgtgaagaaaattgaaatcagCCAGCACGCCAAGTACACTTGCTCTTTCTGTGGCAAAACCAAGATGAAGAGACGAGCTGTGGGAATCTGGCTCTGTGGTTCCTGCATGAAGACAGTGGCTGGCGGTGCCTGGACGTACAATACCACTTCCGCTGTCACGGTAAAGTCCCCATCAGAAGACTGA